Below is a window of Mycobacterium dioxanotrophicus DNA.
ACAGCCGAGGAGGTCAGCCGTGCGGTATCGGTCTCCGAACGCACACTGCGACGGCTGTTCTCCGAAACGCTCGGAATTTCTTGGCGGACATACCTTTTGCATGCCCGTATGCTGCGGGCGATGGCCCTGTTGGCGGCGCCCGACCAGTCCGTGCAGGCGACCGCGACCGCTGTCGGATTCGAGAGCCTGAGCTCATTCACCCGGTCTTTCAACCAGTTCTGCGGAGAAACACCGTCGGCCTACCGGGCGCGTGCCCGCGACGAGCACTAGCTCGACGCGAGCCCGGCCCGTTCGACGCTGAGGAGGCTTTCTGTGTGATGTTCGGCGCGGTAGGCCGCGCCGCCGCCGTTGATCCCGAAGAGCCGCTTGCTCCACAGCAGCCAGATCACCGCGGCGACGTTGATGAGGAAGGCCCCCAGCCGCAGCACGGTCACCTTCTCGGTGAGTTCGTAGACCTCCAACGGCAGGAACACGCTGGTGGCGATCACCGCGAAGTACTCACCCCAGCGCTGCGTGAGCCACAGCCCGACCGCTTCGATCAGTTCGATCAGGGCGTAGATCGCCAAGCCGACGGCGATCCACATGAGCGTTGTCGCCGACAGCGAGAAGGCGTGATCGATGGTCCGGATGATCCTGGAATCGTCCATGTTCCAACCGATTTGGTCGGCCAGCGGACGCATGAGGGGCACGTCCTTCTGGAACGCGTCCTGCAGCTGCGACCGCGTCGAGCGGACTTTCAGCACCCCGATCGCCAGTGCCACGAAAACCACTGCGCGGATCAGGCGTTCGACGGCCAGCACGCGCATGATCGTGCGGTCGCGCAGCATCCGCCCCCGCGGAACTTCGGGAGCGGTGTCGGCGGGCCCGTGCCCTTTCGGCGGGCCGACGACGAATGTCTCACATCGCAGACACCGCCACGCCTCTCCTACCGGGGTGTCGGCGCGGAGGCGCTCGCGCAGCTCGGGCTCGTCGGGAGCGAACGTGGCGTGGCCGCGCAGGCCGCAGGACCGCAGCGCGAAGTTCACCATTTCAGCACCGTAGCGGAGCCGTCGGCGCTCACCGAGCTATACGCGGCAGCTGATCTCCATGCTGTCGCTGTCGCGGGCGAGGAAGTTCACGCTGACGTAACCGTTGTCATTGTCGCGGACGTAGTCGAGGTACGGCTGGGTGTCTGCCATCGACGTGTTGTCCGCGACCAGCAACGCGCCCGTCGTGAGCTGTGGCTCAAGCAGTTTGACGACCGGCAGGTACAGCTCCTTCCAGCCGTCGAGCAGAACCAGCCCGATCTCGCCCTCGACGGTCTTGAGGGTTTCCAGGGCGTCACCGGCCAGCACTGTGATGACGTCGTCCAGTCCCGTCTCGGCGAATGTCTTGGTGGCGGCCTCGACCTTGGCCGCGCTGAGCTCGGTGGTGAAGACGTGGCCGAAACCGTTGTCGCGCACCGCAGAAGCCAGATGCAGTGCGGACAGCCCGAACGACATGCCGAACTCGACGACGATGTGCGGCTTGGTGGCCCGCACCAGGGAGTAGAGCAGCCGGCCGGCTTCCGGCGTCACCGGCATGTAGATGTCGCTGAGGGCGTCGGCGCGTTCCTGTGAGGTCGCACCGGTGAGGTCGGCGAATCGGCCGCCTCTGCCCTCACGCAGTTTGGCGAACTGTTCGTCGGACGCGGCGTACATGCGGTCCAGGGCCGCGGCGACTGTGACATCGTGGAGGGTAGTCATGCTAACGAAACTACGCCCGATGGGATGTGGATGGTCCGCTCCGTAACTGCACGGTTCATGTGCCTCGTGGTCACCGCAGTGTTGGCCGGATGGTGTGTCGTCGTCACCCCGATCGCCGCGGCGGGCGGCTATCGCACCATCACTCTGACGTTCGTCCGGCATGCGCAATCCGAGGGCAACGCAACGGGGCTCATCGACACATCGACCCCGGGTCCGGCGCTGACCGAACTCGGCCGCGCCCAGGCCGTTGCCAGTGCGCAGCGGCTGGCGGGCAACCACTACGACGGCATCTTCGCTTCGACGATGATCCGCACCCAGCAGACCGCCCAACCGATGGCCGACGCCCTGCACGAACCCGTCACCGTACTGCCCGGGCTGCGGGAGATCGAGGCCGGAGACTACGAAGGCCAACCCGAAGCAGATGCCGTCGGCACCTACTTCGCGGCGCCGCAGCAGTGGCTGCGCGGCGACCGGTCCGCGCGGATTCCCGGTTCGGTCGACGGCAACGAATTCGATGCGCGGTTCGACGACGCGGTGCAGCAGATCTACGACAGCGGTGACGTCGTACCCGTCGTCTACTCGCACGGCGGCGCGATCATGCTGTGGGTCGCGATGAACGTCACCAACTCCGACCCGGGACTGCTGGTGGCGCATCCGCTGAACAACACGGATTACGTTGTGGTTGCCGGTAATCCGACCAACGGTTGGCGATTGGTCGACTGGAACGGCGTCAAGTCAGCGGCGTGATGCGC
It encodes the following:
- a CDS encoding DUF2127 domain-containing protein, coding for MVNFALRSCGLRGHATFAPDEPELRERLRADTPVGEAWRCLRCETFVVGPPKGHGPADTAPEVPRGRMLRDRTIMRVLAVERLIRAVVFVALAIGVLKVRSTRSQLQDAFQKDVPLMRPLADQIGWNMDDSRIIRTIDHAFSLSATTLMWIAVGLAIYALIELIEAVGLWLTQRWGEYFAVIATSVFLPLEVYELTEKVTVLRLGAFLINVAAVIWLLWSKRLFGINGGGAAYRAEHHTESLLSVERAGLASS
- a CDS encoding O-methyltransferase is translated as MTTLHDVTVAAALDRMYAASDEQFAKLREGRGGRFADLTGATSQERADALSDIYMPVTPEAGRLLYSLVRATKPHIVVEFGMSFGLSALHLASAVRDNGFGHVFTTELSAAKVEAATKTFAETGLDDVITVLAGDALETLKTVEGEIGLVLLDGWKELYLPVVKLLEPQLTTGALLVADNTSMADTQPYLDYVRDNDNGYVSVNFLARDSDSMEISCRV
- a CDS encoding histidine phosphatase family protein gives rise to the protein MCLVVTAVLAGWCVVVTPIAAAGGYRTITLTFVRHAQSEGNATGLIDTSTPGPALTELGRAQAVASAQRLAGNHYDGIFASTMIRTQQTAQPMADALHEPVTVLPGLREIEAGDYEGQPEADAVGTYFAAPQQWLRGDRSARIPGSVDGNEFDARFDDAVQQIYDSGDVVPVVYSHGGAIMLWVAMNVTNSDPGLLVAHPLNNTDYVVVAGNPTNGWRLVDWNGVKSAA